The Castor canadensis chromosome X, mCasCan1.hap1v2, whole genome shotgun sequence genome includes a region encoding these proteins:
- the Nr0b1 gene encoding nuclear receptor subfamily 0 group B member 1 — protein MAEEDHPWQGSILYNMLMSAKQTHAAREEPKGAPCWGCSCGADPRVGREGLPGGRSVALLYRCCFCGENHPRQGSILYNMLTSAKQTHMAPEAPKARLGAPCWGCSCGAEPQMRGEGPPGGRTVALLYRCCFCGEDHPRQGSILYSLLTSAKQTHVAPEAPEAQPGGAWWQLSYCAQRLRGREGLPGGQAMTLLYHSYFCGEDHRQQGNTIYCMPRSANQTQAAPEGRLGAPWWDTSCGAQRLVTLKSPQIVCEAASAGLLKTLRFVKYLPCFQVLPLDQQLVLVRSCWAPLLMLELAQDDLHFETVEISEPSMLQRILTTRRRETEGQEPPPLSTPQPPLALPREAGQLPSAAAVRAIKSFLVKCWSLNISTKEYAYLKGTVLFNPDLPGLQCVKYIQGLQWRTQQILSEHIRMTHRGYHTRFAELNSALFLLRFINANVIVELFFRPIIGTVSMDDLMLEMLCAKL, from the exons ATGGCGGAGGAGGACCACCCGTGGCAGGGCAGCATCCTTTACAATATGCTGATGAGCGCAAAACAAACACATGCTGCTCGCGAGGAGCCCAAGGGGGCTCCGTGTTGGGGCTGCTCTTGCGGTGCCGACCCCCGCGTGGGTAGAGAGGGGCTGCCAGGCGGGCGGTCCGTGGCGCTCCTATACCGCTGCTGCTTTTGCGGTGAAAACCACCCGCGGCAGGGCAGCATCCTCTACAACATGCTCACTAGCGCCAAGCAAACGCACATGGCTCCCGAGGCACCCAAGGCGCGGCTGGGGGCTCCGTGCTGGGGCTGCTCCTGCGGTGCTGAGCCCCAGATGCGTGGAGAGGGTCCGCCTGGCGGGCGAACCGTGGCGCTTCTGTACCGCTGCTGCTTTTGTGGTGAAGACCACCCAAGGCAGGGCAGCATCTTATACAGCTTGCTCACGAGCGCCAAGCAAACGCACGTGGCCCCGGAAGCGCCCGAGGCACAGCCAGGAGGCGCATGGTGGCAACTCTCTTACTGTGCTCAGAGGCTGAGGGGTAGAGAGGGGCTGCCAGGCGGCCAGGCCATGACGCTTCTGTACCACAGCTACTTTTGCGGTGAAGACCACCGTCAGCAGGGCAACACCATCTACTGCATGCCTAGGAGCGCAAATCAAACCCAAGCGGCTCCAGAAGGGCGACTGGGGGCCCCCTGGTGGGACACCTCCTGTGGCGCGCAACGCCTGGTGACCCTCAAGAGTCCACAGATAGTCTGCGAGGCTGCCTCTGCTGGCCTGTTGAAGACGCTGCGCTTTGTGAAGTACTTGCCCTGCTTCCAGGTGCTGCCCCTGGATCAGCAGCTGGTGCTGGTGCGCAGCTGTTGGGCGCCCCTGCTCATGCTAGAGCTCGCCCAGGATGATTTACACTTCGAGACTGTGGAGATTTCAGAGCCCAGTATGCTGCAGAGGATCCTCACCACCAGGCGGCGGGAGACCGAGGGCCAGGAGCCACCGCCCCTATCCACACCGCAGCCACCTTTGGCATTGCCTCGAGAGGCTGGGCAGTTGCCCTCGGCCGCCGCGGTCCGAGCCATCAAGAGCTTCCTGGTCAAGTGCTGGAGCCTGAATATCAGTACCAAGGAGTATGCCTACCTCAAGGGGACTGTACTCTTTAACCCGG ATCTGCCAGGCTTGCAGTGCGTGAAGTACATTCAGGGCCTTCAGTGGAGAACTCAGCAGATCCTCAGCGAGCACATCAGGATGACACACAGAGGGTACCACACCAGATTCGCCGAACTGAATAGTGCCCTTTTCCTATTGAGATTCATCAATGCCAATGTCATTGTTGAGCTGTTCTTCAGGCCCATCATTGGCACAGTCAGCATGGATGATTTGATGCTGGAAATGCTCTGTGCAAAGTTGTGA